A segment of the Candidatus Zixiibacteriota bacterium genome:
CACTCGCAGATCATCGCCACGCCGATCGTCCCGCCTCATGTTCGATATCCTCTCGAACAAGCGGTGCTGCATTATGACAAGCATGGCACGTGTGTGTATTGCGACATGCTGGAGGAGGAGCGACGCCAACAGGAGCGGATCATAGCCGAGACATCGCATTTCGCAGTCTTTTGTCCGTTTGCCGCTCGTTCTCCTTTCGAATGCCGTATCTATCCAAAACGTCACACTGCAAGTTTTCTTTCGGTGGATGATAACGAACTGGCCGATCTGGCAGCAGTGTTGAGAGACTTGCTCGGACGACTCCATTACGGCTTGAACGATCCCGACTACAACATGATCATCCGCTCGTCGCCGATCGGCGACGAGGACACGCGGCACTTGCACTGGTACATGGTGATCATTCCTAAGATATCGATCCCGGCCGGCTTCGAAATCGGCTCGGGGATATTTATCAACACTGTCCCACCCGAGGAGTCGGCGCGGTTTCTTCGCGAGATCAGCGTGTAACGGCAGTATGTTCGCTTGTGGGGTGTTGACGGCGCGGATTCACTTCAACCACCGTGCCAGCCACTCAAACTGTTTTTCGTACACGTAGCGAAGGTTCACAAGCTTGCCGACATGGTGTCCCTCATCGGGGAAATAGAGCAGTTGTGACGGTACCCCGTGCCTCTGCAACGCCGTGAACATCTGCAACCCTTCGCTCAGATCGACCCGATAATCGCGCTGCCCGTGGATGACCATGGTGGGAGTCTTGAAGTTGTCTGCATACATGATGGGTGACGAGCGCATATATTCTTCGAGATTACTCCAAGGGGTTCCCCGGCTTTCCCATTCCGGGAACCAGAGTTCTTCCGTGGAACCGTAGTCGCTGATCTGATTGGCGGTGCCGTCGATGGTGACAAGACATTTGAACCGGTCGGTGTGACCGCAGATCCAGTTGGTCATGAAACCGCCGTAGGAACGCCCCAGCGCTGCCATGCGAGTCGAATCAATGAAGGATCTGGTCGTCAGGAGATAGTCCACACCCATCATGAGGTCGTCATAATCCCCTTTCCCCCAATTGCCTGAGACATACTCCTTGAACGCGCGGCCGTAGCCGACGCTGCCGTGCGGATTGATTTGCGCCACGACATATCCCTGTGCAGCCATCAACTGCGTGTTCCAGCCGTAGTAGTTGAAATCTCTCAGCCAGCACCACTGCGGGCCGCCGTGAATGAGAAGGACCAACGGATACTTTCGCGAGCCATCAAACGACGGTGGCCTGGTCAGGAAGCCCTGCACCGAGTCGCCATTCGCGCCGATGAACCAGAAATCCTCATCATTGGTCAAGTCGATATCTTTCAAAGTTGGCTCGGCAACTCGAGTCAATCGATGCAACGCTCGTGATTTGAGATCATATTTGTACAATTCGTGTGGTTGATCGGAGAGCGACCTACTGACGACGAAAAACGAACCGTCGGAAGCAAGTCGCAGAGAATTGTACACCGCGCCGTCAAGCAGCCGCTCTACATGTCGAGATTCGACATTCACCCGATACACGACCGTCATACCGCGCTCGATCACCGTGAAATAGATATGTCGTGACTGGCTGTCCCATACGTACTCGCCGACTGAATTGTCGACGGATGTCGTGAGGATGGACCAGGCGCCGGACTTGCGGTCCATGAGGGTAAGGTCACGTTCATCTGATTCGTAGCCAGGGGTCGCCATAGACAGATAGCTGAGGTATTTGCCGTCGGGCGAGTAGCGAGGCGAATTCTCGAGCCCGGGAGCCGATGTAAGCTGAAGCGGTTCGGGCGCGAGTGCAGTGACCGTAAACAGGTCGTTGTTGACCCGGACCGCCGGCACGGAATCTGTCTGCATTGTAAAGCACACGGTAAGGCCATCCCGCGAGACTGCGACATCCTCTCCACCTCCGAGTGTAGAGGTCGGTACATCAGTTTCATTCATGAAGAGTGGTCGATGCGTTTCAGTGGCTATGTCGCATACGTACAGGCGAGACACACAGCCGTCATCCCATTGATTGTAGTGTCGATACAACAAGTGGTCGTACAGCTTGGCCTGAACCGGGCTGTTCTTTGCCTTCGTCAGTTCGGCCTTGTTGCAGCCGTCATCGGCACAGTGCGGTAACGATTTTGACGTCAGAATCAGCGTGGTTCCAGAGGGGGATACGAGAAAGTCGGATACCAATGAGGGCAAGTGGCTCATCTGTCGCGCCTCACCTCCCGTTATCGGAAGAAACCACACCTGTGCGCTTTCAGACCGATCGGTGAGGAAAAACAGTCCTGTTCCGTCCGCATTCCATTGCGGCTGCCATTCATTCGTGGGGCCGAAAGTCAGTTGATGAGGGTCGCTGCCGTCGTTGTTCATGAGCCACAGATGTGAACTTTGCGTATTGGTCTCGGTGTTCGTCAGACGAAGGACATATGCGATGTGGCGACAGTCAGGCGATACCTGGGGATCGGAAGCACGCGGCACGCTATAGAGATCGTCAAACGTGATCGGACGAGCGATCGCAGATGTTCCGCCCGATACGATTACAAGCGCCATCAACAGGGTGCAGACCCATATTCGGAGTGGACGCATACAGAGCTCCTTACCGAAGGGTGTACGGGTCCTCCCTTCGCATGAGAGGACCCGTGCACCGCGTTCGACGATCAGTCAATCGATGGGGGCGCGAGTTCGATAGTTGTCACGGGACCAAATTCGTCGAGCGATTTATCAAATGTAGCCGGATTGCCGACCACGATGAACGACAACTCGCCCGGTTTGAGATACTTCCCGGCCACCATCTGAACATCCGCTCGCGTCACCTTACGGTAGTTGTCGAAATATGTCTTGTAATAATCGAGCGGATACCCGTCGAATTCAAGTGCCATCAGGTTGCGCACAATCTTTCCGGCGTTGTCGAAATTGAACACCAGCCGATTCATGAGTGATTCCCTGGCTTCGGTCAATTCCTGCTCGTTGACTCCCTCGCGAGCAATCCTCTCGATCTCATCGACGATGATCCGTGTCGCCTTGTAGGTCGAAGCGGCCTTGGTCTGGCAGGACGCCCGGAACATGCCATAATCGCGCGAGCCGATATCGAAGCTGGAACTGACATGATAGGCCAGGCCTTCATCGGAGCGGACGCGCGATGTAAGACGCGAGGTGAACGAGCCGCCGCCGAGAATGTAGTTCATGATATTGATGGCAAAACGGTCCGGATTATCGCGCTTTATGCCGAGATGTGCGATCCCCAGATTTGTTTGATTGATATCCTTCTTGATCAGAAACACACCGGGATGGGGCGCCGCAGCAACCTCCTGAATCGCCGGCAACGGTTCCGATGACCTGGGCCAGTCTCCCAGATACTGCTTCAGTTTGGCAACCAGTTCATCTGACGAAAAGTCACCAGATACGCCAATCAGGAGATTGTTCGGCACGAAGAAACGCTGATGATAGGTCACCAGGTCCACCGGGGTTATCCCCTTGATCGTCGCCCATTCAAGCACCCGCCCGTATGGGTGCTCACCATACAGCGTATGGTATACATACCTGTTCGTAATAGTCGCCGGATCGTCATTGCGACGTTTGATTCGGTTTTTGATTTCAGTCTTGGCCAGATCCAGTTTGTCCTGCGGAAAGGCGGGGTTCCGCAAAAGATCTGCGTACAGACCCAGCCCCCGATCAAGATCCTTGGACAAGACGCTGAGGGAGGCAGAACCGCTCTCGGTGCCAATCGAGGTCTCCAGCGAACCGCCCATATACTCCATGAGCATATTAAGGGAATCGCCGCTGATATTCTTCGTGCCGCCGGTTCGCATGACCGTTCCGACCAAACCGGAGAGCCCATCCTTGACGTCGTCATCATAGATGCTGCCACAACGAATTATGCTGCTCACGTTCACCATCGGCAGCCGATGATCTTCGTACAAATACACGATAATGCCGTTGTCGAGCGTAACGCGCTTGACATCGACACCGACCTCCGGAATAGTCAGGTCCAGTTTGCCTTCAGATAACCGGGCAATGGTCTTTGAGCCCGGGGATTTCCTGCCGGTTTCCTCACACCAAGCGCCCGTTACCAGCAGCAGGAATACAACAAACAATGTCGCTTTCTTCATAGTGCCCATCCTCTCAGTTTGCGGATGCCGCGCTGCTGTCGGCCTTCACGATATACACCACCGACCGATTGCTTTTGGTCAGATATGTTTTTGCCACGCGCATGACATCATCGGCGGTCACTTTCTTCATGGCATCCTGATAATCGAGGAACAGATGCCAGTTTCCGGTGACAGCTTCGCTGTTGGCAATCCGAAACGCCAGCCCGGTGTTGGCATCAAGCGACCGAATAAAATTGGCGTCAAGCTGATTGCGCACTCTTTCCAGTTCCCAATCCGTAACCTTCTCGGTTTTCAGGCGATCGATCTCAGCATAAATGGCGCCTTCGATCTCCGATATGGTGTGGTCGCCGAACGGCGTCATGGAACAATAGAATGCATCCGGGTAGCGCGAGTTTGACACCGATGCCTGTGTCGTGCCGAGACGCTTTTCGCGAATTGCTTTATAGAAACGGGAAGTCCGCCCGTTGGACAAAATGTTGGCAGCGACATCAAGAGCCGCAATGTCAGGATGCCCGACCTGCGGCACCCGCCAGGCAATATAGCCGGTCGGGTTGGCATCGTATTCGATCTCCACTCGGCGCTCCCCCTTCTGTGGTGCGTCGCGCGTCACGACCGGCGGGGGAACCGGCTGAGACGGAATCTTGCCAAAGTATCGCTCGCATAGAGAGAATACCTCGTCCGCGTTGACGTCTCCAACGACCACCGCGACTGCGTTGGCCGGAGAATAGTGCGAATGGAAATATGCTTCGACGTCCTCACGAAGCACGGTCTGTAAATCGCTCATCCAGCCGACCACCGGCCAACTGTAAGGCGAGGCCCAGTTGATGGTGGCACTAAGCGCTTCGTCAATAATGCCGCGCGGGTCGTTCTCCGTCCGCAGCCGACGCTCCTCCATCACCACGTCACGTTCGGAGTAGAATTCGCGGAGTACGAGATTGGCCAGGCGGTCCGATTCCAGAAATGCCCAGAGCTCGAGGCGATTCTTGGGCAGCGAGACATAATACTGCGTACCGTCGTTACCGGTCGAGGCGTTGAGTCCGGTACCGCCGACTTGAAGATATGTGCCCCAGAGCTCATCCTTGATGACGTACTGCTTTTGCTCAGCCTGAAGCGCCGCGATCTGGTCCTTCAGCGCTTTCAGTTTGGCTGAATCCTGTGGGTTGAGCGGGCTCGCGAGCCGCGCCTGTTCAGCATACATGAGATGAGCCAGCGAATCAATCTTCTTCATGATCGGCGCTTCGGCCTCGTAGTTGCTGGTACCGATGATCTTCGTCCCCTTGAATAGCATGTGCTCGAGAAGATGCGAGGTTCCCGTGATACCGGGACGTTCATCCACCGAGCCGGTGTTGAAGCGAATAATCGTGCTGAACACGGGGGCAGCGTGATTCTCGAGAACGAGAATTCGCATACCGTTGCTCAGGACTTTCTTTTTTACGTCAAGCTGGATATCGCCGGTTTGCGCGAATGCCAACGACGCCGCAGCCAGCATGACTGTGGGGAGTAGAAACTGACGTACTCGTCGCACGGGTGACTCTCCTTGTACCGTGTGTTGATATGGATAAATAGGATATGAATTGTTGTCGTTCTCATCGCCTGCCCAGTGATCATTTGGCCTCGGCGGTCAATCGGACGCCATATGACATACAAGAAACGCCATAACAATCAGTCGTGCAAGCTGTTTCAGACCGTTTGGTTCTCCTTTTTGCTGGACAAAATCGAGCCTGCAGACTATTATGAAGTTGCAGCGTATCTGCTCACCAGCCCCGTCGTTCAACTGGACCTCACCGAACGCCGGCATGCTTTTTGGAATCGACGGTCTGATTTGATAGTTAAGCTAACCCTCGAAATACCCCTCAGGAGGCCCCTTTAGTGAAAATGCTAACAGCGTGTGTGCTTGTTGCGCTGGCCTTAACGGGATCGGCGCTTGCCGGTGACCTGTATCGCGTAGAGGTCAGCAGCGCCAAAGAGGCAACGGTTCTTGCCGGTCTCGGTGTTCAGCCCGTTGCCGCCCTTCCGGGTGCGTACCTGGTGATCTGTGATGAGATGGCTGTCAACCGCCTTGCGCAAAGCGGTCTGATGAGCCGCTTTGTCGCTAATGATCTGACCACGGAACAACTGGCGGTGGACAACCGTCTTGACCGAACAAATGTCCGGCGATATCCGCTTGTCTACGAAGAAGGCAATTTTCGGATGTACCGGATTCAGCCGGCTGATCTTCTGGATCAAGGGGCCGAACTGGGCTTGCGGCCGTTGAGAGGCGACGCCGTGAAAATCCTGGCCCCCGAACCGAAGATCATGGCGGATGCTACGCGTGCAATGGCCAGTCCTTCTGATGTTCCGCTTGACAGCCTGATCAGCCGCATCAGCCAGGATACCTTGACGGCCTCGGTGTTCAAACTGCAATCGTTCTATCGTCGCTTGAACGGCACCGACTCAAACCGAGTGGCAAGGGACTGGATTGCCAGCGCGCTGCAGTCATATGGCTACGATTCGGTTGTATTCGACAGTTTCACCGTATCCGGTATCACGATGCCGTGCGAGAACGTGTTGGCCTACAAAGTCGGCACGCGGTTTCCCAACCACTATGTGATTGTGGGGGCGCATCGCGATGGCGTGGCCGTATCACCTGCTGCCGACGACAACGGCTCCGGGACAGCTGGGGTGCTTGAGGTGGCACGAGCGCTGGCCAATGTCGAGACCGACATGACGTTCGTTTTCGCGCTGTTCGATGCGGAGGAGTCCGGGTTAAACGGCTCGTACCACTATACCGACGAAGCGTACGCTCGGGGGGATTCTATAGTATACATGTTCAATATGGACATGATCGCACAGTACACCAACAGCACGCAAGCCAATCTGTACCATGGTTCCCTTACGGGATTTTCAAGCCTTTGCATCCAGTTGCTGGACTCTCTTTGTGGAATAACCGGATACCTGGCGGGCGCATCGGGAGGATCCGATCATTACCCCTTCGTTCAGCGCGGCTGGGAAGCGACGTTTCTGGCTGAATACGATTTCTCGACTGTCTACCATTCTGCTCGCGATAGCACTACCTACATGAATTTCGAGTATATGACTCGCATGGTCAAAGGGGCGCTGGCCACAGTCTATACGGTCAGCCAGACCGCCGGACCTATACCGTCGGTTGTTCTGGCATACCCTGGTGGCGTGCCGCAGATGCTCGCCCCCCAAACAGCTTCGAGTTTCGATGTAACAGTCACCGGATCATACGACGGCATCCCTGTTCCCGGCAGTGGTCGTCTGCACTACTCGCTTGATGGAGGGGCGTGGGTCAGTGTGCCGATGGTCGAGGGTGCGCCCGGGCAGTACACTGCCACACTTCCACCAGCCCCTTGTTTCGGGCGGTATTTGTTCTATTCCAGCGCCGATGAGACCACCAACGGAACTTTCTACAATCCGGACCCATCCAAGCCTTATGAAGCAGTTGTGGCAACGTCCACCAGCTACGCGTATGAGGACCAGTTTGAAGTTGCCACCGGCTGGGTGGTAACTGGAACAGCCACCGCCGGGCAATGGGCACGAGGCGTACCCGTAGGGGGAGGTGACATGGCAGACCCACCGACGGCCTATGGAGGTTCAGGCGCCTGTTATCTGACCGGCAATATCGACGGAAATTCGGATGTCGACGGCGGTACCACGATCCTCACATCGCCGGTGTTCGCTGTGAATGCGGATGACGCCCGTGTCTCTTATGCCCGCTGGTACAGCAACACGTATGGGGCGGCGCCGAATGAGGATGTGTTCAGGGTCTATATGTCGGCCAACAACGGTTTGTCCTGGACGGTAGTCGATTCGGCCGGCCCGGTTCAGGACGCTTCGGGCGGCTGGATTCTCCACAGCTTCTGGATCAGTCAGTTCATGACGCCGACGCAGCTTATGAAGATTCGATTCGAAGCTTCTGACCTGGGCAGCGGTTCATATGTCGAAGCAGCCGTGGATGCCCTAACGCTGACAACATTTGAGTGCTTAGCGCCATATATCTGCGGCGACTGTAATGATGACTCTGTCGGGCCGGATATCGGCGACCTGACCTACCTGGTCGAGTATCTGTTCTTTGGCGGGCCGGCGCCGGTTGAAATGGGGGCGGCCAATATTGATGGGGTCGGAACGGTTGATATCGGCGACTTGTCCTACTTGGTCGATTATCTGTTCTTCAGCGGACCGGCACCAGTGTGCTAAGTAACTAACGCCAAATTCACAAAATCGGCCGTCTCAGACAATCTGAGGCAGCCGAGGTATTTCAGTACCCAAAAACGGGTCATATATCGGGCGCTTCGTATTTCCTGACCCATCGGGCGTAAAACACCATCGCAATCGCCGACGCGATCCCGACTGCCGCAAACGGATACCAGAGCTTGTACGGGTGATAGACCGACCAAAGCAAATTGGTTGCGTCAATAGCATTCAGACCGGAGATCTCCTGTAGCTTGGTCATGGCTTCCGTTCGTGCGACATCGGTGATCTGATAGGTCTTGGCGAGATAGTCGAGCGCCAGATTCGCCTTGTCCCCCATCTTGTCGTATACCTGGCCGCCCAAGAGCGAACCATACCCCCAACCAACAGCTACCGGGACATTGGCATATCCCATATATAGCCCCTTCTGACCGGCCGGGGCAATAACACCCAGATATTCGTTTACTCGCGGCGACGCGAGCATTTCCCCCACTGAGAACACCAGAATTCCGCTCATACAGAGATAACCGGAGGTGGTGAAACCGGCCAGGACCAATCCAATCGAAGCAACCAGGATCCCCATAAGAATCGAGAGGACCCGACGCATACGAGAAACCAGCCACGAGACGAACACAACCGCGAGGATAATAAAACCCGAGTTGAAGTTTATCATCCACTCCTGCGACAGTTGCGGTCCTCGGGTTGAGTTTATCTGTAGCAGTGCCTGGGGCAGATGCAGGGCAGCAACCATTTTGGAGCTGTCGACCCAGTCGACGATGAAGTTCGGCAGCATGTCAAATAATTGCATGAACATGAGCCAGAAACCCGAGATGATAGCGATGAACACGACCAAGCGGAGGTTCAGGAAATTCCGAGCAGTTATGGTCAACACGTGAAGTGGCCCACCCTTTTGCTCGCCGCCAGGGTGCACTTCCTTATAGGTCAGCAGCATAAGGAAGTTTATAGACACTATGATAGCACAGCCGAAGAACACGGTTGGCCATGAATACCCGTAGAGGAAATGCGCCAGAGGCGGTCCGAGGAACCCGCCTACGTTGACCAGCATATAAAACATTCCCCATCCCACCGCCGAATTACGCGTGGAGAGTGACTGGCACATCGTTCCCTGAACACCTGGTTTGAAAATAGCCGTCCCGAACGCCAACGTGCAACAGCCGAGCAGAAACGGATAGAATGCAGTTTGTGTTGCCATCAACAGATATCCCAGCACTTTTATGGCAATCGATGCGGCTATGGTTTTCTTATACCCGTAACGGTCGGCGAAACCACCTGAGAACATCGGGGTGAGGGTCTGGACAATCGCCCACCAGAAGAAGATCGTCCCCTTATCAGTCTGGCTGAAATGCAGCCCGTGAATTTCGTCGGCCTGCGCGATGTAGATCGGTATCACAACACGGACACCATAGTAGGCCAGCCGCTCGAACATCTCCATGATGTTCACCATCCAGTAGGGGCGTGGCAGCGATGTCAGTTGACCGATGAGCGGTTCTTTGGCAGTGAGGGTACCGTCGGGGGGCGAAGTCACGGTTGTCGACATGGACTCTCCAATCTTCTCGGACGTAAAGTGCCGTAATCAATTGGCAAACGATGAGTTAGTCAAACGAAAAATCGGTCGTAACGAACACCGTGAACGCATCCAATAACACAACTTGGTACCCGAGAAAAGTAGAGTATATTGTTATTGATTAGATTGACAGCGTCGGACGTCTTTCCTGAACATGAGCTGGAATGGCCCTTGCAAGGGTCCGGGGTTCGTATGCGTAGAAGTCTCGTCAGCCTGCTTGTTGGACTGAAGCCGCTGGTCGGGCTTATCCTGCTTAATACCGCAGTGGCGGAAAAGCCGGAGTTTCTAACAAAGGCTGATATCCTGCAGGCACTTGATTCAAGGATCAAGACGTTTGGCGTCGGCGGCCTAAGCAATGGCGCCATTCCGTGGCCGACGTTTTATGGTGTGCACCAGACGGAAGAGATCAATGCTTCATTCGATTGCCTCGGGAGTTTTGGCCCAGTTGGCTGGGGTTATCCGTATGAAGATTACGGTTGGCCTACGGCATCCTTTGAGACGCCGCCATACTCAGGATCAACCTACATCTGGGGAGGCGCTTTCTGGATCGGAGGGGTTGTCGGAGGTGACACGCTGGTATCGGTCGGTATGAATAGCTGGGCTGTCAGCTCCGGTGGCGAAGAATTCAGGCCAACCGAAGATCGTCCGAGCAGGCGTTCTCCCACGGTGACGGCCATCCGTTCGCCAGCACCCTATTCGTTACGAGCTTCGTTTGACGACACAATACATGCAGGATTCTATTATCGTCTCGACGACTACTCTGGACTCCCGCACCGTCCGCTCAATATCGAAGTGGTATTGAAGAGTTATTCCTGGCCAAATGGGCCAGGAGCTGGCAGCATTATTTATGATGCTACTATCTCCAACATAGGTGCACAACCAATCGAAAAAGGGTACGCTGGAGTATTTCTCGATGCTGAAGTGAAAGGGGCTGGGGTGCCGTGGAATGAGGGATACGACGATGACATGGCCGGGTCCGTTCAGTGCAAGGGCATTGGTTATGTCGTCGACAATGACGGCGATCCGAGGGACGGGGTCTATGTTCCGGATAGTTGTCCTACTCGGATCATAGCGCTCAGATTTCTCGAGAGCTCCTTCACTCCGACCGACAGTGGTTTCAACTGGTGGCGGCCTGGTTTCAACAGCCAATACAACGTCGGCCCCAGACGCAGAGACAGGCTGTGCGATTATCACAGCGGAGGCACGGGCACACTGTTGGGAGATGCAGCGATATATTGCATGTTGAGTTCCGGGGAGTGGGACTACGACCAGTCCCGATTTGGGACGCTTGAATCTTTGGATACGATCTGGCTCCAGCCCGATCCGGTCGTCGCCGAGGAGACCAGGTACGGATGCGACACGAGATTCGTCATGTCCCTCGGCCCGTTTGACCTGATGCCTGATTCCAGCGTGCGGATCATGTTCACCACCTTCACTGCCGACAATGTCCACACCGACCCCTACATATTGGATTATATCACGTATATCCCGGAATATTATTCCCTGGCGCTGAATTTGTCAGGTGTTTTCCGCAATGCTGCAATCGCCGATTCGCTTGCGGAGGTGCTTCGTACCGAACTCCCTCCTGTCTCTGGTTTGCGGGTAGTTCCTTTCGGCAATGACTCTGCCATACTGATCTGGGACCCATGGGTGTTCGACAATGTCAATGGCATTGATCTCTACCTGACCGTCATTCCACTGGATTCATTTCCGTACCCAGGCGTACCACCACCCTGGTACCGGCCTGATTCGCTCCCATTGTGGCAAACAGCAGTAACTGGACGCAGAGTAGCACTCGGCAGTCTGGATCGCTCTGCAGCTTACTCAGTGCGGGCAGCATATAACGGGATCAATGGGGTCGGCCCGGTGAGTGGCGCAGTCGCGTTCAGGATGGCTGAGAGATCGCCCGCGCCGGTCGTCGCCGCCGAGCACGCCTTCCATTATACCGACGAAGGAATAACGGTGAACTGGTACCGTGATCCAACGTTGACAAGCGACCACTATCATGTTTATAAATTTGCTGACGCCGCTGCTGCTGCCGTACGATATTTTCCCTTCTACGCGATCAAAGGACAATACTATCCCATGGCGCCGGTCGATTCATTTGCGGCCGATGACACACTCTATTATTACTACGCCCTTCCCGTGCTGGCGGAATTGCCGGCGACCGACAGTTCGTTCCACGATCCAGATGGTATTGACGGATGCATGTACGCAGTTACGGCTGTTGACACGTTTGGCTATGAATCGGACTTCTCCACCCTCGTTGCAGCTCATCGTGTCGATCCGAAAGTGAAGGACATCCTCGTGTTGACGAACTCAGGGGGGACATCAAATTTCGTGCTCTTTGACACAGTGCGGCAGTTTTACAACGGGCTCCTTTCCGGGTACGACTTTGACATATATAATTATGCCGAGTCGACCAGTTATCAGCACTGTCCCGACTACTCCCCCTTGTGCATGGATTGGCACGACCTCATGCCGTACCGTCTGATAATAGTGGATGACGGCCTGCTGGATCGCGTGATGTACGCGTCGTATGAGAATGCCACTCACGCGTTCACCATGTACCTGCAATCGGGCGGCACGATGGCGTATTTCGGCTCATTCAGCGCCATGTTTGCGGTAGCGCTGAACGCCAACAGCGCGACTAAGAGTTATCCGCTTAATCACGACCTGATTCGTCGATTCTTTGGCGTCGACTCTGTTTTCTATGTCGGGGTGGGTCACTACTTCTTCACCGGCACCGTGCCGATCGCTGACACCGCGTTTGGATTTCGGACGGCCCAGAGCGCTGATGGCCAACTCCCGTCCATTAGCTTTGACACAGCACGTCAACCGTTCACCAGCAATCTGTCGCTGTTTTGGCCTGAGGGATCGCCGCCAAGTGTTTCGACATTCAGTGTCAATGACGCCGGCACGA
Coding sequences within it:
- a CDS encoding pitrilysin family protein — protein: MKKATLFVVFLLLVTGAWCEETGRKSPGSKTIARLSEGKLDLTIPEVGVDVKRVTLDNGIIVYLYEDHRLPMVNVSSIIRCGSIYDDDVKDGLSGLVGTVMRTGGTKNISGDSLNMLMEYMGGSLETSIGTESGSASLSVLSKDLDRGLGLYADLLRNPAFPQDKLDLAKTEIKNRIKRRNDDPATITNRYVYHTLYGEHPYGRVLEWATIKGITPVDLVTYHQRFFVPNNLLIGVSGDFSSDELVAKLKQYLGDWPRSSEPLPAIQEVAAAPHPGVFLIKKDINQTNLGIAHLGIKRDNPDRFAINIMNYILGGGSFTSRLTSRVRSDEGLAYHVSSSFDIGSRDYGMFRASCQTKAASTYKATRIIVDEIERIAREGVNEQELTEARESLMNRLVFNFDNAGKIVRNLMALEFDGYPLDYYKTYFDNYRKVTRADVQMVAGKYLKPGELSFIVVGNPATFDKSLDEFGPVTTIELAPPSID
- a CDS encoding M28 family peptidase, coding for MLTACVLVALALTGSALAGDLYRVEVSSAKEATVLAGLGVQPVAALPGAYLVICDEMAVNRLAQSGLMSRFVANDLTTEQLAVDNRLDRTNVRRYPLVYEEGNFRMYRIQPADLLDQGAELGLRPLRGDAVKILAPEPKIMADATRAMASPSDVPLDSLISRISQDTLTASVFKLQSFYRRLNGTDSNRVARDWIASALQSYGYDSVVFDSFTVSGITMPCENVLAYKVGTRFPNHYVIVGAHRDGVAVSPAADDNGSGTAGVLEVARALANVETDMTFVFALFDAEESGLNGSYHYTDEAYARGDSIVYMFNMDMIAQYTNSTQANLYHGSLTGFSSLCIQLLDSLCGITGYLAGASGGSDHYPFVQRGWEATFLAEYDFSTVYHSARDSTTYMNFEYMTRMVKGALATVYTVSQTAGPIPSVVLAYPGGVPQMLAPQTASSFDVTVTGSYDGIPVPGSGRLHYSLDGGAWVSVPMVEGAPGQYTATLPPAPCFGRYLFYSSADETTNGTFYNPDPSKPYEAVVATSTSYAYEDQFEVATGWVVTGTATAGQWARGVPVGGGDMADPPTAYGGSGACYLTGNIDGNSDVDGGTTILTSPVFAVNADDARVSYARWYSNTYGAAPNEDVFRVYMSANNGLSWTVVDSAGPVQDASGGWILHSFWISQFMTPTQLMKIRFEASDLGSGSYVEAAVDALTLTTFECLAPYICGDCNDDSVGPDIGDLTYLVEYLFFGGPAPVEMGAANIDGVGTVDIGDLSYLVDYLFFSGPAPVC
- a CDS encoding pitrilysin family protein, whose protein sequence is MRRVRQFLLPTVMLAAASLAFAQTGDIQLDVKKKVLSNGMRILVLENHAAPVFSTIIRFNTGSVDERPGITGTSHLLEHMLFKGTKIIGTSNYEAEAPIMKKIDSLAHLMYAEQARLASPLNPQDSAKLKALKDQIAALQAEQKQYVIKDELWGTYLQVGGTGLNASTGNDGTQYYVSLPKNRLELWAFLESDRLANLVLREFYSERDVVMEERRLRTENDPRGIIDEALSATINWASPYSWPVVGWMSDLQTVLREDVEAYFHSHYSPANAVAVVVGDVNADEVFSLCERYFGKIPSQPVPPPVVTRDAPQKGERRVEIEYDANPTGYIAWRVPQVGHPDIAALDVAANILSNGRTSRFYKAIREKRLGTTQASVSNSRYPDAFYCSMTPFGDHTISEIEGAIYAEIDRLKTEKVTDWELERVRNQLDANFIRSLDANTGLAFRIANSEAVTGNWHLFLDYQDAMKKVTADDVMRVAKTYLTKSNRSVVYIVKADSSAASAN
- a CDS encoding S9 family peptidase — encoded protein: MRPLRIWVCTLLMALVIVSGGTSAIARPITFDDLYSVPRASDPQVSPDCRHIAYVLRLTNTETNTQSSHLWLMNNDGSDPHQLTFGPTNEWQPQWNADGTGLFFLTDRSESAQVWFLPITGGEARQMSHLPSLVSDFLVSPSGTTLILTSKSLPHCADDGCNKAELTKAKNSPVQAKLYDHLLYRHYNQWDDGCVSRLYVCDIATETHRPLFMNETDVPTSTLGGGEDVAVSRDGLTVCFTMQTDSVPAVRVNNDLFTVTALAPEPLQLTSAPGLENSPRYSPDGKYLSYLSMATPGYESDERDLTLMDRKSGAWSILTTSVDNSVGEYVWDSQSRHIYFTVIERGMTVVYRVNVESRHVERLLDGAVYNSLRLASDGSFFVVSRSLSDQPHELYKYDLKSRALHRLTRVAEPTLKDIDLTNDEDFWFIGANGDSVQGFLTRPPSFDGSRKYPLVLLIHGGPQWCWLRDFNYYGWNTQLMAAQGYVVAQINPHGSVGYGRAFKEYVSGNWGKGDYDDLMMGVDYLLTTRSFIDSTRMAALGRSYGGFMTNWICGHTDRFKCLVTIDGTANQISDYGSTEELWFPEWESRGTPWSNLEEYMRSSPIMYADNFKTPTMVIHGQRDYRVDLSEGLQMFTALQRHGVPSQLLYFPDEGHHVGKLVNLRYVYEKQFEWLARWLK
- the galT gene encoding galactose-1-phosphate uridylyltransferase, translating into MSEFRQNQATKEWVIMAPERGKRPSDLRKQQPQRAPIPEFRDDCPFCPGHEEATDEAVYVQPVEGQWAVRVVPNKYAALQPHLAATRSHVGRFLAAKGFGIAEVVIEHPKHHVTIATMATTEVQEVLRAYRQRQRALSKNDKINLVSVFRNHGAQAGTSLEHPHSQIIATPIVPPHVRYPLEQAVLHYDKHGTCVYCDMLEEERRQQERIIAETSHFAVFCPFAARSPFECRIYPKRHTASFLSVDDNELADLAAVLRDLLGRLHYGLNDPDYNMIIRSSPIGDEDTRHLHWYMVIIPKISIPAGFEIGSGIFINTVPPEESARFLREISV